A window of the Gossypium arboreum isolate Shixiya-1 chromosome 2, ASM2569848v2, whole genome shotgun sequence genome harbors these coding sequences:
- the LOC108466592 gene encoding basic blue protein-like yields MVQGRCSAVAATVLLCCLLLHFEVAQSASFTVGGRGGWTFNAAAWPKRKRFKAGDTLVFNYNPSIHNVVAVNRAGYKSCKAPKGAKVFKSGKDQIKLKKGQNFFICNYIGHCQAGMKIAVTAA; encoded by the exons ATGGTTCAGGGAAGATGCAGTGCAGTGGCAGCCACAGTGCTGCTCTGCTGCTTGTTGCTCCACTTTGAGGTGGCTCAATCAGCAAGTTTCACTGTTGGAGGAAGAGGTGGGTGGACCTTTAACGCCGCTGCTTGGCCTAAACGCAAGCGCTTTAAGGCGGGTGACACTCTCG TGTTCAATTACAACCCTTCAATCCACAATGTGGTAGCTGTGAACAGAGCAGGATACAAATCATGCAAAGCACCAAAAGGTGCTAAAGTTTTCAAGTCAGGCAAGGATCAGATCAAGCTTAAAAAGGGCCAAAACTTTTTCATCTGCAATTACATTGGCCATTGTCAAGCAGGAATGAAAATAGCAGTCACTGCTGCCTAA
- the LOC108464188 gene encoding protein SUPPRESSOR OF GENE SILENCING 3-like — translation MADPTDSFPDLRSVYKSSGHQINRLSQNVANMKLASAQDGDKENSLGSNNKGAENVGFPQDSTPNVWGHPNVIQKLRMQGNHGPEKVTHKAWSTQNAVSWTQQGDRTWGNSSIKSPSSEYGRNDPDQAGFTFSNDSRDGQIKTDHEVGDKLDDEIGDNENVDDEYGNGVSNIEYDSDDIDDYVSDSDEDEKSHEARKESKWFYLFFKSLEKLTVEEILSPVRRWHCPACQGGPGAINWYRGVQSLLTHSMTKTTRRAKLHRVFAGLLVEEMCRRGAFIKPVNDAFGRWEGLTDRVADHEIVWPPMVTIMNTRYEQDENGKWTGMGNQELLNYFSSYAAVKARHSYGPQGHRGMSLLIFESSAAGYLEAARLHKHFKEQGRDRDAWDCSRVPFCPGGKRQLYGYIAMKEDLDLFNQHSQGKSKLKFETRSYQEMVESQIKKINDDSQQLNLLKKKVAQEQQHSQVLAESLGRLSEKLRQTTEEYAIIRQQSRLQHEQNKEELGAKEQYFKEKINVIYQAIKSKEDNFEKLQRAARERVERSNATPINNEDQHSAIELEENSRSITIQEKKMEEFEAEREKLMKSHQDRRLAITQRYWEELIELEEGFEKELTLLMGKYNPDRLEEETTDSDETREKQEIMKQNRQQ, via the exons ATGGCAGATCCTACTGATTCATTTCCTGACTTGCGGAGTGTGTATAAAAGTTCTGGTCACCAAATTAATCGCCTAAGTCAGAATGTGGCAAACATGAAGCTAGCTTCTGCGCAAGATGGTGACAAGGAGAACTCATTGGGATCCAATAACAAAGGTGCTGAAAATGTTGGGTTTCCTCAAGATTCTACCCCTAATGTATGGGGACATCCGAATGTGATTCAGAAACTTAGGATGCAAGGTAATCATGGTCCAGAAAAGGTTACTCACAAAGCATGGTCAACTCAAAATGCTGTTTCTTGGACGCAACAAGGTGATAGAACATGGGGAAATAGTAGTATAAAATCTCCATCCTCAGAGTATGGAAGGAATGACCCTGATCAAGCTGGTTTTACTTTCTCTAATGATTCTAGGGATGGTCAAATTAAAACCGACCATGAAGTGGGTgataagttggatgatgaaattggAGATAATGAAAATGTTGATGATGAATATGGTAATGGTGTCTCTAATATTGAGTACGATAGTGATGATATCGATGATTATGTTTCCGATTCAGATGAAGATGAGAAGAGCCATGAAGCACGCAAGGAGAGCAAGTGGTTCTATCTGTTTTTTAAAAGTTTAGAGAAACTGACAGTTGAGGAGATTCTTTCTCCGGTTCGGCGGTGGCACTGTCCAGCATGTCAAGGTGGGCCAGGAGCCATCAACTGGTACCGAGGTGTGCAATCCTTATTGACTCATTCCATGACTAAAACAACACGGAGAGCTAAGCTGCATCGTGTATTTGCTGGACTTTTGGTTGAGGAGATGTGCAGGAGAGGAGCTTTTATTAAACCAGTGAATGATGCATTTGGCAGGTGGGAAGGGCTGACCGATAGAGTTGCAGATCACGAGATAGTTTGGCCTCCAATGGTTACCATTATGAATACAAGATATGAACAGGATGAAAACGGCAAG TGGACTGGAATGGGAAATCAAGAGCTTCTCAATTACTTCAGCTCGTATGCTGCAGTAAAAGCAAGACACTCATATGGTCCACAAGGGCATCGGGGGATGAGTCTTCTGATCTTTGAGAGCTCAGCAGCAGGATATTTAGAGGCTGCACGCCTGCATAAGCATTTTAAGGAGCAAGGGAGGGATAGGGATGCTTGGGATTGTTCACGGGTTCCATTCTGTCCAGGTGGCAAGCGCCAACTCTATGGCTACATTGCCATGAAAGAAGATTTGGATTTATTTAACCAACACTCTCAAG GAAAGTCCAAGCTGAAATTTGAGACGAGGTCATATCAAGAGATGGTTGAGAGTCAGATAAAGAAGATAAATGATGATAGTCAGCAGCTTAACCTACTTAAAAAGAAGGTTGCTCAAGAACAGCAGCACTCACAAGTCCTTGCAGAGTCTCTAGGACGATTGAGTGAGAAGCTGCGCCAGACGACGGAGGAATATGCTATCATAAGGCAGCAATCTAGATTGCAGCATGAGCAGAACAAAGAAGAG TTGGGCGCCAAAGAACAATATTTTAAGGAGAAAATTAatgttatttaccaagccataaAGTCGAAGGAAGATAATTTTGAGAAGCTGCAGAGGGCAGCGAGGGAGAGAGTTGAGCGGTCAAATGCAACTCCGATAAATAATGAAGATCAGCACAG TGCTATTGAGTTGGAGGAAAACTCAAGGTCCATAACAATCCAGGAGAAGAAGATGGAGGAATTCGAGGCAGAGAGGGAGAAGCTAATGAAAAGTCATCAAGACCGAAGGTTGGCAATCACACAGCGGTACTGGGAAGAGCTGATTGAGCTTGAGGAAGGGTTTGAAAAAGAATTGACCCTGCTTATGGGAAAGTACAACCCCGATCGCCTCGAGGAAGAGACTACTGACAGCGACGAGACAAGAGAGAAGCAAGAGATAATGAAACAGAATAGACAACAATGA